The Stratiformator vulcanicus genome has a segment encoding these proteins:
- a CDS encoding UDP-N-acetylmuramoyl-L-alanyl-D-glutamate--2,6-diaminopimelate ligase, with product MHSPPQSHFGTMIASSAGAVSLRRLLPAASFIGSADIGVSHITDRSTDCRPGSVFAALRGRTVDGIDYLDEAISNGACGVLTDRPITSTAVPQCVVSNSRIAYSEVCRALAGRPDQRLRVAGVTGTDGKTSVCSMIRKLLESCGQRCGQLGTVENYDGVCTETSTLTTDEPPKFWNSLSRMTSNRTTMAAVELSSQALDQYRVAGLQLDLAVVTGVTRDHLDYHGTPHAYAAAKGKIFGLVRKGGRAIINNDDPGSRDLFAKHNCGIDAITCSLDGPADLRATDLTSNKTGVRFTFQMADFAEQIQTELIGRHNVMNMLLAAAVAAEFGLAPEQIAAGLSKIKSPPGRLERIVAEPINVFVDYAHTPDALARVVDELKQITQGRLIVVFGAGGGRDADKRPLLGQAASNADLAIVTNDNPRNEHPQTIIEHILAGITSTTVEVRPDRCDAIRLALDAAVPGDCVLIAGKGHETYQEIGTRQISHNDAAFVRRYLSARHPATPITACA from the coding sequence ATGCACTCTCCGCCCCAGTCCCATTTCGGCACGATGATCGCCTCCTCGGCGGGTGCGGTGAGTCTGCGGCGGCTGCTTCCGGCAGCGAGTTTCATCGGTTCGGCCGACATCGGCGTCTCGCACATCACCGATCGCTCAACGGACTGTCGCCCCGGCAGTGTCTTCGCCGCACTCCGCGGACGAACGGTCGACGGAATCGATTATCTTGACGAAGCCATTTCCAACGGTGCCTGCGGTGTCCTGACAGATCGACCGATCACATCGACCGCCGTTCCTCAATGTGTCGTCTCCAATTCCCGCATCGCGTATTCCGAAGTCTGCCGTGCGTTAGCCGGTCGTCCTGACCAACGCCTGAGGGTCGCCGGTGTGACCGGCACCGATGGAAAGACGAGCGTCTGCTCCATGATCCGGAAGCTACTGGAATCGTGCGGGCAACGCTGCGGACAACTCGGCACCGTCGAAAACTACGACGGCGTTTGCACCGAAACGTCGACGCTGACCACCGATGAGCCTCCCAAATTCTGGAACTCGCTCAGCCGGATGACGTCGAACCGAACAACGATGGCCGCGGTGGAACTCTCGAGCCAGGCTCTCGATCAATATCGAGTAGCCGGCTTGCAGTTGGACTTAGCAGTCGTGACTGGAGTCACACGCGACCACCTCGACTATCACGGCACTCCCCACGCTTATGCAGCCGCAAAGGGAAAAATCTTTGGCCTCGTCCGCAAGGGAGGTCGAGCGATCATTAATAACGATGATCCCGGATCACGCGACCTTTTCGCGAAACACAACTGCGGAATCGACGCTATAACCTGCTCGCTCGACGGTCCGGCTGATCTCAGAGCAACCGACCTTACTTCGAATAAGACAGGGGTGCGGTTTACATTTCAGATGGCCGATTTCGCCGAACAAATTCAGACCGAATTAATCGGTCGTCACAACGTGATGAACATGCTACTGGCCGCCGCGGTCGCTGCGGAATTCGGTCTCGCTCCGGAACAAATTGCCGCGGGACTGTCAAAGATTAAGTCGCCGCCCGGAAGGCTCGAGCGAATTGTGGCCGAACCAATCAATGTTTTTGTCGACTACGCTCACACTCCGGACGCCCTCGCTCGGGTCGTCGATGAGCTGAAGCAGATCACTCAGGGACGACTGATTGTGGTCTTTGGCGCCGGTGGCGGAAGAGACGCGGACAAACGACCGTTACTCGGTCAAGCGGCCTCAAATGCCGACCTCGCCATCGTCACGAACGACAACCCGCGGAACGAGCATCCGCAGACCATCATCGAACACATTTTGGCCGGCATCACCAGCACGACGGTTGAAGTCCGACCCGACCGCTGCGATGCAATTCGCCTCGCACTTGATGCCGCCGTGCCCGGCGACTGCGTCCTCATCGCGGGGAAAGGTCACGAGACCTACCAGGAAATCGGCACCCGGCAAATCAGTCACAACGATGCGGCCTTTGTCCGCCGTTACCTGTCGGCCCGACACCCAGCGACCCCAATCACCGCCTGTGCCTAA
- a CDS encoding UDP-N-acetylmuramoyl-tripeptide--D-alanyl-D-alanine ligase — MEPVTLQDVAQATGGVLVPGSAASIEFSGVALDSKEVRIGEIFWAIRGERFDGHDFVHEAIANGARAIVAEDLSFGFCSVPVLIVQHSRSALADFAGWYRRLIDAVVIGVTGSVGKTTTRELIHAALSVKQSGTRSPQNFNNLLGVSRTLLSISKRHRHAVVEMATSSPREISTLSEIVSPDIGVVTSIGEAHIRGLKSVTGVAEEKGDLLRSLPKHGVAFVPSTAPAFDRLTADVEAELITIGSNPSADVVARLVKFDGERLIANIEGSEVRIKVAGPHMLSDVATAYCVAKRFGLSDEEINHGFDSFTPLSGRGLTIRRKPWTVVDDTYNANPTSVRGAIDGLIARPCAGRRILVIGDMLDLGEASTVGHESIGQYAKDQGLDVLIGCGRYAGHFAHGWRQAGMDAQCPVFVCDSASEVFDVLRDELTPGDVVWIKGSRETRMERVVEWLDDFNPAVTLPLDTPHSAPARTAA, encoded by the coding sequence ATGGAACCGGTAACTCTTCAAGACGTGGCACAGGCAACCGGGGGCGTACTCGTCCCGGGTTCAGCCGCGTCGATTGAGTTTTCCGGAGTCGCCCTCGATTCAAAAGAAGTCCGGATCGGTGAAATCTTCTGGGCGATCCGCGGCGAGCGATTCGACGGCCACGACTTCGTGCATGAAGCCATCGCCAACGGTGCCCGGGCGATCGTCGCCGAGGATTTGTCATTCGGTTTCTGCTCCGTTCCGGTCTTAATCGTTCAGCACTCACGTTCGGCCTTGGCCGACTTCGCAGGTTGGTACCGCCGGTTGATCGATGCCGTGGTCATCGGGGTGACCGGTTCGGTCGGCAAGACGACCACCCGCGAATTAATTCACGCAGCATTATCGGTCAAACAATCCGGCACGCGCAGTCCTCAGAACTTCAACAATCTGCTCGGCGTCAGCCGAACGTTGCTGTCAATCTCGAAACGGCATCGCCATGCCGTCGTCGAAATGGCGACATCGTCACCGCGCGAAATTTCAACGCTGTCCGAGATCGTCAGTCCCGATATCGGTGTCGTCACATCCATCGGCGAAGCACATATTCGCGGCCTAAAAAGCGTAACCGGTGTCGCCGAAGAAAAAGGTGACCTGCTTCGGAGTCTTCCTAAGCACGGCGTCGCATTCGTTCCCTCGACGGCGCCGGCGTTTGATCGCCTCACCGCCGATGTCGAAGCTGAGCTCATTACTATTGGGTCGAACCCATCCGCAGACGTGGTCGCCCGACTCGTCAAGTTCGATGGCGAACGACTAATCGCAAATATCGAGGGGAGTGAAGTCAGAATAAAAGTCGCCGGGCCGCACATGTTAAGTGATGTCGCCACCGCCTACTGCGTCGCGAAACGGTTCGGACTCTCCGATGAAGAAATCAATCACGGTTTTGACTCCTTTACGCCCCTGTCCGGACGGGGTCTGACTATTCGACGCAAACCGTGGACCGTCGTTGACGACACTTACAATGCCAATCCGACATCGGTTCGAGGCGCGATCGACGGACTCATCGCCCGACCATGTGCCGGGCGTCGAATTCTGGTCATTGGCGACATGCTCGACCTCGGCGAAGCATCGACCGTCGGCCATGAGTCGATCGGACAATATGCGAAAGATCAAGGTTTAGACGTGCTGATTGGTTGCGGACGATACGCCGGGCACTTTGCGCATGGATGGCGTCAAGCGGGCATGGATGCCCAGTGCCCGGTCTTTGTCTGCGATTCAGCCAGCGAAGTATTTGACGTACTTCGGGATGAATTAACTCCCGGAGACGTCGTTTGGATCAAAGGCTCGCGGGAGACCCGTATGGAACGTGTCGTCGAATGGCTCGACGATTTCAATCCGGCGGTCACACTCCCACTCGATACGCCGCACTCCGCTCCCGCGCGGACGGCGGCTTAA
- a CDS encoding bifunctional riboflavin kinase/FAD synthetase — MALFDAPNETCRGGCLTIGNFDGVHLGHRRMIARLRREADRLGGPAVVATFDPHPAELLRPELAPAQLTTILQRSELLHAAGADQVVVLETNHALLNSSPRDFFDRVIVREFAARGLVEGPNFHFGKDREGDTALLAEFCREHGIELHVLEPQSIADEMISSSRVRKALGEGDVEQAAELLGRPYQISGRVSHGAGRGAGLGFPTANLSEIETLIPAEGVYGGRVQLNETSYAAAIHIGKNATFDADESTVEVHLLDFSGSLYDMILNIDFLTYVRTSRKFDSAEELQHQMVADCEQIRASSAT; from the coding sequence ATGGCCCTTTTTGACGCCCCGAACGAAACCTGTCGCGGCGGCTGTCTCACTATCGGAAACTTTGACGGCGTGCATCTCGGTCACCGCCGGATGATCGCCCGTTTGCGACGTGAGGCCGATCGGCTGGGCGGCCCGGCAGTGGTGGCGACGTTCGATCCGCACCCGGCCGAACTGCTGCGTCCCGAGTTGGCCCCCGCGCAACTCACCACGATTTTGCAACGATCCGAACTGCTGCACGCCGCCGGCGCCGATCAGGTGGTCGTGCTCGAAACAAATCACGCTCTCTTGAATTCATCGCCGCGGGATTTTTTTGACCGGGTCATTGTTCGCGAGTTTGCCGCGCGGGGACTGGTGGAAGGCCCTAATTTCCATTTCGGTAAGGATCGCGAAGGCGATACCGCGTTGCTGGCCGAATTTTGTCGAGAACACGGGATCGAATTGCACGTCCTCGAACCGCAGTCGATCGCCGACGAAATGATTTCATCGTCTCGCGTGCGAAAAGCGCTCGGTGAGGGCGATGTCGAACAAGCAGCGGAGTTGCTCGGCCGGCCGTATCAGATTTCCGGACGCGTCTCCCATGGAGCGGGCCGCGGGGCGGGACTCGGTTTTCCGACCGCAAATCTGTCAGAGATTGAGACGTTGATCCCCGCCGAAGGCGTTTACGGGGGACGCGTTCAACTCAATGAAACGTCGTATGCCGCCGCGATTCACATTGGCAAGAATGCGACATTCGACGCCGATGAGTCGACGGTCGAAGTCCATTTACTCGATTTCAGCGGCTCCCTCTACGACATGATTTTGAACATCGACTTTCTCACGTATGTGCGAACGAGTCGAAAGTTCGATTCAGCCGAAGAATTGCAGCATCAAATGGTGGCGGACTGCGAGCAAATTCGCGCAAGTTCGGCGACGTGA
- a CDS encoding Sec-independent protein translocase subunit TatA/TatB: protein MSPLFALFTGAPGLPELLIIAVIVLVLFGKRLPSVMRSLGTSITEFKKGINDVSEEPTKSEESAHSESRSDA, encoded by the coding sequence ATGAGTCCATTATTCGCACTATTCACCGGAGCACCGGGATTGCCGGAGCTGCTGATCATCGCGGTGATCGTTTTGGTCCTGTTCGGGAAGAGGCTCCCGAGCGTGATGCGGTCGCTCGGAACGAGCATCACGGAATTTAAAAAGGGCATCAACGATGTGTCGGAGGAGCCGACGAAGTCGGAGGAATCGGCCCACTCCGAGTCGCGAAGTGATGCCTGA
- a CDS encoding Sec-independent protein translocase subunit TatA/TatB translates to MGILGSPGMGEMLVVGVIALLLFGKRLPEVARNVGKSVNELKRAMSGFTSEIDSVNRDLRSPTSSTPPSRSMPGREPTDETEFDVAAPKFSPPAAPVDAESKA, encoded by the coding sequence ATGGGAATTTTGGGTTCGCCGGGAATGGGGGAGATGCTCGTGGTGGGCGTCATCGCGCTGCTGCTGTTCGGCAAGCGGCTCCCCGAAGTCGCCCGCAACGTCGGCAAGTCGGTCAATGAACTCAAGCGGGCGATGAGCGGCTTCACCAGCGAGATCGACAGCGTCAACCGCGACCTGCGCAGCCCGACTTCGAGCACGCCGCCAAGCCGGTCGATGCCCGGTCGCGAACCGACCGATGAAACGGAATTCGACGTCGCTGCCCCGAAGTTCTCACCTCCCGCAGCGCCGGTCGATGCCGAGTCGAAGGCATGA
- a CDS encoding CoA-binding protein — protein MSEQKTVAVLGASRDRSKFGNKSVRAHASNGYAVYPINPKADEIEGHTAYKSLDDLPIESIDRVTVYLPPAVLIGELEAIGRKRPTEIFLNPGCESSEVLAKAKELDLPVIQACSIIDVGAHPANL, from the coding sequence ATGAGCGAGCAAAAGACCGTAGCCGTGCTCGGAGCCAGCCGAGATCGATCGAAATTTGGCAATAAGTCGGTGCGGGCTCATGCCTCAAATGGCTACGCCGTCTATCCGATCAATCCCAAAGCCGACGAGATCGAAGGGCACACGGCCTACAAATCGTTGGATGACCTTCCGATCGAATCGATCGACCGGGTGACCGTGTACCTGCCGCCTGCGGTACTGATCGGCGAATTGGAAGCAATCGGGCGGAAGCGTCCGACCGAAATTTTTCTGAACCCCGGTTGTGAAAGCAGTGAGGTTCTCGCGAAAGCGAAAGAACTCGATCTGCCGGTCATCCAAGCGTGCAGCATCATCGATGTCGGGGCCCATCCGGCGAATCTGTAG
- a CDS encoding ATP-binding cassette domain-containing protein, which yields MPEPSDVIRVIGARTRNLQDIDCVIPIGGITTICGVSGAGKTSLAIHTLHAEATARYAAGIAQGMAVQRGTVERPDVDSIAPICPSVAVKADLTFSTGDKTLAELARIDELLRELFARLGTVIDPATGQPLVRSTPETVADAVTHANDGRRVIIAFPLHVIAENSRDLKLMPVLLRRGGFRRVIIAGRTMSIDEVNWGDTADFDGALVVVDRLKSDSKIWQRAADSAGLALSAGAGVCIALTETDEGSPLADEALTNFNGRKWAQRVFTEELISPVSGVRYEEPEESLFRSDSPLGACPFCGGRGQVSEIDWGRLVPDETISLRDDAIVELKTNRRSDLRRSLFKYAEQIGVDLDRPFREVAVKDRNKLLEGDRRFDGLAEALRSRGAARRRGTAPIYPKRLSKSIPCPECHGTRLGPAARAVRLQDMSFPELTAKCAKELNDWLSSVHSEHRDAMAQFEQLSDRTNLLKELRLEAIPLNRSVRDLSTGEVRRAQFATISAADQSNLLYVIDEPTRGLGCDDVQRIVQCLRRLTGQGNTVVLAANDPMVQSESDHVIELGPAAGRDGGRVISEGPPGPKGGIENTIENVILKKAESRSADDSKYLSINGHQARGREFPSLKLRLNAITAICGPSGSGKSTLLQAVIHPAVEARLSNDRSGENGRDIASVEQSSGPSVDEIRLLTTENIRYVRRQVVVTAIKAFDEIRRLFAESQEAKVRGFTPSTFSFFNSEGGRCESCRGTGVMKVDMLFMPDVSASCQDCGGSRYRTDVLDIRYQAKSIADILEMTVAEAFVVLRNHPGILKKLNPLREVGLDYLTLGRSIETLSTGERGRLNLAEMLGGAKGRHALLLLDDPTGDLHPADSRRVVEAVERLCTVGHTAVVATHDPIMIAAASQVISLTG from the coding sequence ATGCCCGAGCCGTCCGACGTAATTCGAGTGATCGGCGCTCGGACCCGGAATCTGCAGGACATTGATTGCGTTATCCCGATCGGCGGCATCACCACGATTTGCGGTGTGAGCGGAGCGGGCAAGACGAGCCTCGCAATTCATACGTTGCATGCGGAAGCGACGGCGCGATACGCCGCCGGAATCGCTCAAGGAATGGCGGTTCAGCGCGGCACCGTCGAGCGTCCCGACGTCGACTCGATCGCTCCGATCTGCCCATCGGTAGCTGTGAAAGCAGACCTGACGTTTTCGACCGGGGACAAGACGCTCGCGGAACTGGCTCGGATCGACGAATTGCTGCGAGAACTATTCGCACGTCTGGGGACCGTGATCGACCCCGCGACCGGGCAACCGCTTGTCCGCTCGACCCCGGAGACTGTCGCCGACGCGGTGACGCATGCCAACGACGGTCGACGGGTGATCATTGCGTTTCCGCTTCACGTCATCGCTGAAAACTCCCGAGACTTGAAGTTGATGCCGGTGCTGCTGCGTCGCGGAGGGTTTCGCCGGGTCATCATTGCCGGGCGGACGATGTCGATTGACGAGGTCAATTGGGGTGACACGGCCGATTTCGACGGAGCCTTGGTCGTTGTCGACCGGCTCAAGTCGGATTCGAAAATCTGGCAACGGGCTGCCGACTCGGCCGGCCTCGCGCTGTCCGCCGGGGCGGGTGTCTGCATCGCTCTAACGGAGACGGACGAAGGTTCTCCTTTGGCCGATGAGGCTCTGACAAACTTCAATGGCCGCAAGTGGGCCCAGCGAGTCTTCACCGAAGAACTGATCAGCCCGGTCAGTGGCGTGCGCTATGAGGAGCCTGAAGAGTCGTTGTTTCGGTCCGATTCCCCGCTCGGTGCCTGCCCGTTTTGCGGCGGAAGAGGCCAAGTGTCAGAAATTGATTGGGGTCGACTTGTCCCCGACGAAACAATCAGCCTGCGCGACGACGCGATCGTCGAATTGAAGACGAACCGTCGCAGCGATCTCCGCAGGAGCCTTTTCAAATATGCCGAGCAGATCGGAGTCGACCTTGACCGTCCCTTCCGCGAAGTGGCCGTCAAGGATCGTAACAAACTGCTCGAGGGTGATCGTCGCTTCGACGGTTTAGCTGAAGCCTTGCGATCACGCGGAGCAGCCCGGCGTCGTGGGACAGCACCGATTTATCCGAAGAGATTGAGCAAATCGATTCCCTGCCCGGAATGCCATGGAACGCGCCTCGGGCCGGCAGCACGGGCCGTGCGACTTCAAGATATGAGTTTCCCTGAACTCACGGCGAAGTGCGCGAAAGAATTAAATGATTGGTTGAGCTCAGTGCATTCTGAGCATCGAGACGCGATGGCTCAATTTGAACAGCTATCCGACAGGACGAACCTCTTAAAAGAGTTGAGGCTCGAAGCAATCCCATTAAATCGAAGCGTGCGAGACCTGTCGACCGGGGAGGTGCGGCGTGCTCAGTTCGCTACGATTTCCGCAGCAGATCAAAGCAATTTGCTGTACGTCATTGACGAACCGACGCGAGGGCTTGGATGCGACGATGTCCAACGCATCGTTCAGTGTCTGCGGAGATTGACGGGTCAGGGCAATACGGTCGTGTTGGCGGCTAATGACCCGATGGTGCAATCGGAAAGCGATCACGTCATCGAATTAGGGCCCGCGGCCGGCCGTGATGGGGGCCGGGTCATTAGTGAAGGGCCGCCCGGTCCGAAGGGAGGGATTGAAAACACGATTGAGAATGTAATTCTTAAGAAGGCTGAATCGCGAAGTGCCGACGACAGCAAATATCTATCGATCAATGGCCATCAAGCCCGTGGCCGAGAATTTCCGTCGCTGAAGTTGCGGCTGAATGCGATCACAGCAATTTGCGGGCCGAGCGGGTCGGGCAAGTCGACTCTCTTGCAAGCGGTGATTCATCCGGCCGTTGAGGCGAGGTTGAGCAATGATCGATCCGGAGAAAACGGTCGGGATATTGCCAGTGTCGAGCAAAGCTCCGGCCCATCGGTTGATGAAATACGACTCTTAACGACGGAGAACATCCGGTACGTCCGCCGTCAGGTCGTCGTGACCGCAATTAAGGCGTTCGATGAAATTCGTCGTCTCTTCGCCGAGAGCCAGGAAGCAAAAGTCCGTGGCTTTACGCCTTCGACCTTCAGCTTTTTCAATAGCGAAGGTGGCCGCTGCGAGTCGTGTCGCGGAACCGGCGTCATGAAAGTTGACATGCTATTCATGCCCGACGTGAGTGCGAGTTGCCAGGATTGTGGCGGAAGTCGATATCGCACCGACGTCCTCGATATTCGATACCAAGCGAAGTCGATTGCCGATATCTTAGAAATGACCGTTGCCGAAGCGTTCGTAGTTCTGCGTAACCACCCGGGCATCTTAAAGAAGCTCAATCCGCTTAGAGAAGTTGGCCTCGACTATTTGACGCTCGGTCGATCAATCGAGACTCTTTCCACGGGCGAGCGGGGCCGTCTTAATCTGGCGGAGATGCTCGGGGGAGCCAAGGGGCGTCACGCGCTGCTGTTGTTGGATGACCCGACCGGCGATCTTCACCCGGCCGATTCGCGGCGCGTCGTCGAGGCCGTCGAACGCCTTTGCACGGTCGGCCACACTGCGGTGGTGGCCACCCACGATCCGATCATGATCGCTGCCGCCTCGCAAGTGATATCGCTCACGGGCTGA
- the mraY gene encoding phospho-N-acetylmuramoyl-pentapeptide-transferase → MILWLTDIFPSLSERLQFLSAGDSRVFLTARIAMATITSFLLAIILGPFAIRWLKARFTEKVKSASARLDEMQKGKEATPTMGGLFIIGAVVLAGLLWGDLSNSFVQYGLILCVGLTIVGGVDDWIKLRTQQRGLTARQKFGAQAVVAAIVAAGIAHQLGNSTGGAELILPVGRWVIPLGIFFIPWAILAMLGGSNGVNLTDGLDGLAAGCTIFVGATMAALTYAAGHSGIATYLSIPSVPGSGETAVLLGALIGAMLGFLWFNAHPAQVFMGDTGALPVGGLLAFSAIVCRQEVLFVVCSSVFVAETVSVIAQMGSARMLGVKPLLCAPLHNHFLFRGDHETKIVTRCWIVSALSCIAAFALLKVN, encoded by the coding sequence ATGATCCTTTGGTTGACCGACATCTTTCCATCGCTGTCCGAACGGCTGCAGTTCCTCTCTGCAGGCGATTCGCGGGTCTTCTTAACGGCTCGCATCGCGATGGCGACCATTACGTCATTTCTGCTCGCGATCATTCTCGGACCATTCGCCATCCGCTGGTTGAAAGCCCGATTCACCGAAAAGGTGAAAAGCGCGTCCGCTCGGCTCGACGAGATGCAAAAGGGGAAAGAAGCGACGCCCACGATGGGCGGACTATTCATCATCGGTGCGGTCGTGCTTGCCGGTCTGCTGTGGGGCGATCTATCAAATTCGTTTGTCCAATACGGACTTATTCTCTGCGTTGGGCTGACCATTGTCGGCGGAGTCGACGACTGGATTAAATTAAGAACACAACAACGCGGCTTGACAGCTCGACAAAAATTCGGCGCTCAAGCCGTCGTCGCGGCCATCGTCGCAGCGGGCATTGCCCATCAACTCGGCAACTCAACCGGGGGCGCGGAGCTGATCCTGCCGGTCGGACGGTGGGTGATTCCGCTCGGAATATTCTTTATTCCGTGGGCGATTCTGGCGATGCTCGGCGGCAGTAACGGAGTCAACTTGACGGACGGTCTTGATGGTCTCGCCGCCGGCTGCACAATTTTCGTCGGGGCGACAATGGCGGCCCTCACCTATGCGGCCGGTCACTCCGGTATCGCTACTTACCTCAGCATCCCGTCCGTTCCCGGTTCAGGTGAGACAGCCGTGCTGCTCGGCGCCCTCATCGGAGCCATGCTCGGTTTTCTATGGTTTAATGCTCATCCCGCGCAAGTTTTTATGGGCGATACCGGTGCATTACCCGTGGGCGGACTGCTCGCCTTTTCGGCGATCGTGTGCCGCCAAGAAGTTTTATTCGTCGTCTGTTCGTCGGTCTTCGTCGCTGAAACCGTCAGCGTCATCGCGCAGATGGGATCGGCCCGCATGCTCGGAGTCAAACCACTGCTGTGCGCCCCGTTGCACAACCACTTCCTGTTCCGAGGCGACCACGAAACAAAGATTGTCACGCGTTGCTGGATTGTGTCCGCACTCTCCTGCATTGCCGCCTTCGCACTCTTAAAAGTGAATTAA